A single Cupriavidus sp. D39 DNA region contains:
- a CDS encoding feruloyl-CoA synthase, whose protein sequence is MNAIASTIQESAPRYRTVAVSTATAICHKDGDVWRITSAEALADYPGRMTDCLAAGAERHPDRVLVAQRGAQGNWIEITYREMLARARAIGQALLDRGLCAQRPLAILSGNDLEHLHLSLGAMWAGIPFSSVSPPYSLVSTDYGKLRHVFEVLTPGLVYAADGAMFARAIGAVVPADMEVVTRDGSLPGRTATAFDALVRTQLTNVDDAQAAVGPETLVKFLFTSGSTRQPKAVPTTHRMLCSNQQMLRQAIPDFTIEPPVLVDWLPWNHTFGSSHNFGIVLYNGGTLYIDDGKPAPGKFEETLRNLREISPTAYFNVPKGWEELGLALERDAALRERFFSRVRIYFFGGAGLSQQAWDRLERVTQAHCAERIRIMAGLGMTETSPCCLFTTVPIMRAGYVGTPAPGCEVKLVPVNGKLEARFRGPHVMKGYWRMAETPAQPVFDEEGFYCSGDALKFVDAEQPELGFMFDGRIAEDFKLSSGTFVSVGPLRARVLAAGAPYVQDVAIAGMDRDDIGLLVFPRMEDCRRLSGLAPSASHREVLAAPAVRSAFSQMLTILNESATGSASRVARLLLLDEPPSLDRGEMTDKGTLNQRAVLTHRAALVDALYGTVSEDVITI, encoded by the coding sequence GTGAATGCAATCGCCTCGACTATTCAGGAATCGGCTCCGCGCTACCGCACCGTCGCCGTCAGCACCGCCACAGCGATTTGCCACAAGGATGGAGACGTCTGGCGCATCACATCCGCCGAAGCACTGGCGGACTACCCCGGCCGGATGACCGATTGCCTCGCCGCCGGTGCCGAGCGGCATCCCGACCGGGTGCTTGTAGCTCAGCGCGGCGCGCAGGGCAACTGGATCGAGATCACGTATCGCGAGATGCTGGCCCGTGCCCGTGCGATCGGCCAGGCGCTGCTCGACCGTGGGCTTTGCGCGCAGCGCCCGCTAGCGATCCTGTCGGGCAATGACCTCGAGCACCTGCATTTATCGCTTGGCGCGATGTGGGCCGGCATTCCTTTCTCTTCGGTGTCGCCGCCTTACTCGCTGGTGTCGACCGACTACGGCAAGCTGCGCCATGTGTTCGAGGTGCTGACGCCCGGCCTCGTGTACGCAGCGGACGGCGCGATGTTCGCGCGGGCAATCGGCGCCGTGGTGCCAGCCGATATGGAGGTAGTGACGCGCGATGGAAGCTTGCCCGGGCGCACGGCCACGGCGTTTGACGCGTTGGTCCGGACGCAGCTAACCAATGTGGATGACGCACAAGCCGCCGTTGGGCCCGAGACGCTGGTGAAGTTCCTGTTCACGTCGGGCTCGACGCGCCAGCCCAAGGCCGTCCCGACCACGCATCGGATGCTCTGCAGCAACCAGCAGATGCTGCGGCAAGCCATTCCCGACTTCACGATCGAGCCGCCGGTACTGGTCGACTGGCTCCCCTGGAACCATACGTTTGGCAGCAGCCATAACTTCGGCATCGTGCTGTACAACGGTGGCACCCTTTACATCGATGACGGCAAACCGGCGCCGGGCAAGTTCGAGGAAACGCTGCGCAACTTGCGCGAGATCTCCCCGACCGCTTACTTCAATGTGCCAAAGGGGTGGGAAGAGCTCGGCCTCGCGCTGGAGCGCGATGCGGCGTTGCGGGAGAGGTTCTTCTCGCGCGTCCGGATCTACTTCTTCGGCGGCGCCGGGCTTTCGCAACAGGCCTGGGACCGGCTGGAGCGCGTGACGCAAGCGCATTGCGCAGAGCGCATCCGCATCATGGCCGGGCTTGGCATGACCGAGACATCGCCATGCTGCCTGTTCACCACGGTCCCCATCATGCGCGCAGGCTATGTCGGCACGCCGGCGCCGGGATGCGAAGTCAAGCTGGTGCCCGTCAACGGCAAGCTCGAAGCCCGCTTTCGTGGTCCCCACGTCATGAAGGGCTACTGGCGGATGGCGGAAACACCGGCACAGCCGGTCTTCGACGAGGAAGGCTTCTATTGCAGCGGCGACGCGCTGAAGTTTGTCGATGCGGAGCAGCCGGAACTCGGATTCATGTTCGACGGCCGTATCGCGGAAGACTTCAAGCTCAGCTCAGGCACGTTCGTCAGCGTCGGGCCGCTGCGCGCGCGCGTGCTTGCCGCGGGAGCGCCGTACGTCCAGGACGTGGCCATCGCCGGCATGGATCGCGACGACATCGGCTTGCTGGTCTTTCCGCGCATGGAGGATTGCCGCCGCCTTTCCGGGCTGGCGCCGTCGGCCAGTCATCGCGAGGTACTCGCGGCGCCAGCGGTCAGGTCTGCCTTCAGCCAGATGTTGACGATCCTTAACGAGAGCGCGACAGGTAGCGCATCACGCGTTGCCCGCCTGCTCCTGCTCGACGAGCCGCCCTCGCTGGATCGCGGCGAAATGACAGACAAGGGCACGCTAAATCAGCGGGCAGTGCTAACCCACCGCGCCGCACTTGTCGACGCCCTCTACGGCACCGTTTCTGAAGACGTGATCACGATATAG